The following coding sequences lie in one Thermodesulfovibrionales bacterium genomic window:
- a CDS encoding PilZ domain-containing protein, which produces MKNERRNKRVPIVGSATLYLRDKDSIRPMKAMTVDISVSGIGVYSDGPIEKETSLSVDITFITSDGSLGTASVDGTVVFFRKIGNFYFVGIEFGEKLDPRGQSFLFAEIQKLLE; this is translated from the coding sequence ATGAAGAACGAGCGCAGAAATAAGAGGGTTCCGATAGTCGGAAGTGCCACGCTCTACCTTCGGGATAAGGATTCTATTCGGCCGATGAAAGCCATGACGGTCGATATTTCGGTGTCGGGGATCGGCGTGTATTCCGATGGCCCGATAGAAAAAGAGACATCATTGTCGGTCGACATCACTTTCATAACCTCCGACGGTTCTTTGGGAACCGCTTCTGTGGACGGCACGGTCGTCTTTTTCAGGAAGATAGGTAATTTCTATTTCGTCGGAATCGAATTCGGAGAAAAACTAGATCCGAGAGGGCAATCTTTCCTCTTTGCCGAAATTCAGAAGCTCTTGGAGTAG